The Toxotes jaculatrix isolate fToxJac2 chromosome 6, fToxJac2.pri, whole genome shotgun sequence genomic interval ACTGATTCCAGCTCATCGCTCAGGAATTTCGCCATACTTTTCTTCACAAGCAGCCTAATGTGGGTGTGTTGCAGGGGCCACCAGGTAAGctaacactgctgctgtgatcCCCAGGTggactgttgttgtttgtaatCAGCACCTTAAGCTCAGCTACCAGGGTGACCGACATAGATGGCATAGTTGATTAGGATTTTGTGGCAGTGTTACTGTGACTGAATTAAGTCCTAaattcagagagagaaatacatttCCTCTCAGCTGGTTCTCCTAATTTAACGGGGTTTGAAATATATCACTTATAAAATTATCCATCTGCATTTTGGGAACCAGTAAATAGAGCTGCTCGACAATGTAcagtcatttttatgttttgtttatgtattGTTTATAAATTTGCATTATTGATCCTGCTCATTGCTCTTAGCCTTGCATAGTCATCAGACACCGACTCTGCTGTTGCTTTTACTTGTGTGACCAGCCAAGCGTCCTGCCCCTGGCTCCATACCACTCGCCCCAGCCCAGAAGATTACCAAACCAGCCACCAAATACGGAGTGCCTTTAACTGTGAAGAAGGTGTCAGATGCAGCCAAAAAGCCTGCAGAGAGGAAACCGGCTATAAAACATAAACCGGTTAGTAGGCCGTTGAACTTGAAGACAAGttgctctgatttttttttttgaactaaaaaagaaaaagctctgtTTGATGTTGAGCTCCTAGTCTGGCATGACGGAGGCCTAtcccatctgtgtgtgtgcgagtgtctGTTTTTACATCTTAGTGTGTTGGCAACCTCTGAACCCCAGTGTCATATGTTGCTCAGGCCCCTCTCCCAGCAGCCCCCCAGAGAAGAGAGGacgaggaagagaggaaaaaacatgaGGTACCGCTGAGAGCCCCGCATAACTTGTATTTACTATTGGATTCCCCTCCCTTTTCTTTccccatttacacacacatgaaggtgtgtgtgtgtgtgttcctaccagcatttttgtttttcttccctctcatcATGCCTGATCCCTGTCTTCACCTTTTTCCGCTCCTGGCTCTGTTTGGAGTGTTCTGCCTGATCTTTAACCAGCCTTTCCCTCCTCGCCTGCCTGCCAGTGACAGAGCAGTCCTGCTGCCTCTTGCCTCAAAGTGGGTTTCTGTAAGATGCCTGTTTTTCATTGATATGCTTTTGCCTCGTGCTGCAGGATGGcatcagaaagaaaaggatggaGCTGattgagaaagaaaggaaacagagggagCAGGTGAGCACATTGCTAAGCTCAAATGTAAAGTTTCTAATTGTTTTTACACGTTTAATTGGTTCcttttctgtgtggttttcagATGTTCCTGTTGAAGGCAGAGCAAATGAAGAGatatgaaaaggaaaaggtgagtaaatatttttcttcttgtagGTACCAAGTCCTTACTGCAGTAAGTGGGGAAAAAGCTTTTGAAAGGGTCAATATAGTGTACGTCTCCatctaaaactgaaaaaaaaaatcaatgaacctgtgattttttttttttttttttacagatcaaTCGCATAAACCAAGCCAGAGAACAAGGCTGGAAGCATCTCTTGAGTTCTAGTGGAGGTAGCAGCCCAGAGAGGAAGGTACTGGATACCCGTTTCCATTTCATGATACAAGCCATCTTTTCCATTTAAATACAGCATAGACTCAGTGCTACTCCTCCTTACTTACCACAGACTTTTGTTCTGTAATCTTAGTGTTTTGTAGGTGGGAGGAAGAGGGCTGCAGGTGTTGCCCCCCCTGCCCCAGGCTCTGTTCAGGGTCCTACTCCAGCCCCTGTCCCAAGCAAAAGCCCTTATGAGCACTACCACGCTGCTCTGGACCAAATGGCTAAACCACAGCCTAAAGACATCAGCAGGAAGGCATCCTCTGCGGGACCGGGCAGTCCCATTCGGTAAGTTCAGATGCCTTCAGTTTTTTAGGCAGTTTAGTAAGAAGTTCAGGTTTTACGTAATTGTTTTAATGGCATTGCTTCTGTGTATTAGAGGTGTACCGGCTGCTGCTGGGCCGGTGTTATCCAACGGCCCTGCCCAGCTCCTAAACCACAATGCACTCAAGAGAGAACTTCAGAAGCTGCAGCTCGTTTCTACACAAGCTCGTATCAGTAGGTCAGTAAAGCAGCTTTACTCTGCTCAGTAAATGACACTACGCATCTCCTGTCACAGCATGGGAATGAACTGTATTCAGTGCCTCGCTGTGTTTTCAGGCAGCGTGGTCAGATGGCTGTTGACCGGGCTGATCAGGTTGAGGAGTTTTTACAGCGTAAGAAGGAAGCCATGCTCAACAAAGTCCGTGCTGAGGGACAACTGGTACGTACTGTGACGTATACTGGAATTTTAAATTTAACCTTCTGGAGTTTTTAGCCCTGTTACTGAAATACCAAACCTTTTCCATCATAGTGATTATGACCCTTCACGTACTGGGTGTGGTTTTATATGGCCTACAGTCcttaaacctgaccctgatGTCTCTCTTTCAGTTATTAGGAATGTTCGAGCTCCATTAAGCTACAGTTCTCATACTAACACTGAATCAAACAACGCTCTGCATTGATAGATTGTTGCTAGTACTACCAAACCCACTGAGAATCAGCCGACGGTTCGGTTCGGTTTAAAcccagtggctctcactgccAGCCCCATATAAAACCTTGAAGTCTTCTATCAGCCTGAGCTCACACAAGCCTGTTGTAAACTACCTGCCAAGTACATAATGGCAATGAGCCAAAGTAAAGGTGTGGCTGGTAGAGAAGgttaaaatatactgtacaagaagtggaagaaACTCAGGTTTTCTCAGAAGTTGGTGGATCAAACCTAATCGATCAGATAAGCCCAGTAAACTAACTCAGTTTGTTTTGGTGCTTTTCTGCCCCCTGGTGGTAAAGTGTACTGTCTGCACCTTAGCCTGACTCCCCTGTTAGCTCTGTTGAACCTGTAAATTACACCTTTATCATTCCCATAAGTTCAGTGAATCTGGAGATCTCAAATACATCTTAGTTACTCACCTTCAACCTGAGGTTGTGCAGGGCCTTTAAGACAACTGATTTTAACATGGCAATAATCAGTTTTCAGCCACTGGGGGGCAGAAATATGCCAAAAGAGACTGACTGACCTACTTGCCTGATTTACTTGCCTTATTATCATTTTCCAAAGCTGTTAATAGCTGATGTCttataaaacatttactcactttaacatccagcagacagaaatcAGTATTCTTCTTACGTTGAagctgtgtttctggccacaTCATGAATCTAAGTTCAGTGCTTACTGGCCTCGTTCGGTCTCAGCCAATCCCTGAgaatcatttctgtttctttagcTTGCTTAGATGGTTAACCTTCTTATCAGCTTGTTTTCTGGAAATAGCTGCTGCTGTAGCAACGTTGTAGTCATTTGATTCAGTATTAATGCAGAAATATTGATGAATGTAGCTTTAAATATCTCCTGGCCCCGACTCGTGACTGCTGTGACAGTTAGATATGAGGCCTGCGTCCTTCTAAAATGTGGTTAAATTGAATGGTAAACAGGGCACTCGGCAAAACCTGGCTGCAATCTATGGAAGCTGGGCTGGTTCGGTTCAGTGCACGAGACCCAGAGccaacaaagaggaggaggtagGAGCCCCAGGCTCTTAATGCCCAGCCTCACACCCCACCTCACCCATGGCACGTCTGGTTTGGCACGTCTCATATGTCTGCACAAAACTCCCTTTGACACACCCATAATTCAACTTGGCAGCTCAAACTCATGCCGACCCCTTGCATAATGTGTGGTGTTCCACTGTTCAGTGTGAGCTGTTTCACTGTTTATGTATCACAGTAATGGCTGTTACTATTCATTCCATTAAATACCATTggttttgtttgattattgtgtgttttgtcccgTTTTGAATAACCTCACCACCTCAGTTTcgcagtgtgtgttacagctttttttgctttgaatGGAATAAAGAAATTAATACATCTTTATTGCACTGGTACCTGCAAAATATGTGATTCTATTCTGGCTGAACTGATGATGTTTTAATGTGCAGATGCTAACATcatattgtgttttgaatgaagCTTTGCCTTTTGTAAGTGCTGCCTATGAATGCCAGTTCTTTTTTTGCTTGACTGTGACTGCAGATATCAATGCTGCACCATACCctgcccgtgtgtgtgtctttgcaggtGTGTATACCATACCGTATGaaacatttctgtatttgttctcAGGAATACTTGAAGAAACTGAGGCAGATCCGTTTGCTGAACTTCAATGAGCGTCAGCAGATCAAAGCCCGACTCAGAGGAGAGAAGGTACAATCCTCGGCTCTTAGATTCTGAGAGTACCTTTCATCAAAgtgttttcccctttctttgacattttcttcttgTGGCTGTTGTTGGTGTTTGTTTCAGTATGACAGTGATGGTTCAGACAGCCAGGAGTCCAATGAGGAGGCAGAGCTCAGGAGAAAGAAGACCGAGGCTTTAAAAGTGAGTCTGCGGGGAAGAGAAAGGACTTTTTACAACATGCAACCGTTTTACAACATGCAACTTTTAATTGATTACTATATTTATACAACGTGTTTCAAATGTATTTCACACAGCATCCTGGATTATAAGATTTTCAAAACCACTGAATAGAGTGACAATCAGTCAGCCTAAGCTGCAACCTTCCTGACCACCTCAGTCTGCGACTTGTTTCCTTGGTTGTTTTTATGTCAGAGCTGTAGCCAGCTGCTCGACCCCACGAGCTCTGTAGGTGAGCAGTGCAAACTTATTATTAATGCTACAACTACCTGGCAACAAGTGTAGAGAAAATAATACAAGGCTGTTATTGTCACAGAGTTGaaagctgtgctgctgtgttgagCTCTAACTGCTGGTGAGAGTGTGTAATTGAGACGGGAGTAAAAACAGCCTGTAATCTGAAAGACAGAATAGCAGCTGGGTGGATGGTATGTTCAACTGAAGGAAACAAGATTGGGCAACTCTTATTCTGATCATCGAAACTGATTTGGCCATAGCTTCATCATTCTTCATTTTTATCAATATATTTATCCACCTGCCAGGCCCAAGCAAATGCCCGTGCTGCTGTACTGAAAGAGCAActagagaagaagaggagagaagcttatgacagagaaaagagagcttGGGAAGACCATGTAagctctttcattctttttttccatgttaACATTACTGTATATTGATATATAGCTTAATCGCAGGTATTGTGTATTGTGGAAGCTTGCAGCGCGGGGGGTGAAGGTTGGCATGGCAGCAGGAAACatagcggcggcggcagcggtggCAGTAGCAGTATCAACTACCTCTGACAGTCCTCTTCCACAGCCCAGTCCCTCTCAGCCAGAACCAGCTGCCAGAGCTCCAGCCCTGCCTGCATCTAAAGCCTCCACCCCGGCTATATCCATGACTGCTGCGCTGAAGAATGTTGGAGCAGTCAGTACACATTTACAAAGTCTTTCATGTCCAACATCATGTATTTGTTTGGGAGTTTGTTTTGCTTGGCTGTATCAGTCCTGCATATTGTGTTTTGCAGATTACTCCACTAAAAGAAAACCTGCCAGAGCCAGAGGCAGCTACAGTCATTCAGGTGAGCGTATGAGTCGTCAGTAACTGCCCCGATTCTGAATCTTCCCCGACATAACAATTAGAAAGATAATTCCGCTTAATACTTTTCATGtaacagagtgagaaaaagcAGATACTGCGCAGACTTAACCAGAACCTAAAGGCCCAGAGTCCACTGGAGGAGGCCGAGGTGTCGCCTCCACCCCCTGCAGAACCAACTCCAGCTCCCCAGCAGAACCAGTCTGACACAGATAATCGTCCTCCTTCAAACGGAGACCGAAAGAAGTGGGATGCAGCAGAACTGCCTGTACTTCCTGTTGCTCAGCAAACCCTGGGAGAAACCTGCGCCACAACGACTGGTGAGTTGAGTTGTAGGACTCTCATGCCCTATGCATTAACAGAATGTGCcgacagaggttttttttttctgctgaagtTGCAGTcttttgttagtgtgtgtggaATTTTCATTTGAAACGTCCACTTTCCAAGATATTTAGCTTTCCTTTATATACGTGATGCTGCATGCTTGTACTTGAGTTGTGGAAGTTCTGTGATCACTGTGAATTTTGCTTATCATGGAATTCAGTACATCTGTAAAGGTTTTTCAACCCCTGACATTCTCTCACCAGTCAcctcagtgtctcctgaagacaggCCGTCCTCTGGTGGAGACAGGAAGAAGTGGGAGGCAGGGGTTCCACTCGTCCTCTCTGTAGCCCAACAAACTCTGGAGGAGACATGCATCACGACCATTGGTGAGTTGTCTTGTCCCTGAATGCATATCGTGGAAATTGAACCAGTGGGcacataaaacatgtaattccactttctttctgtgtatgtttgtgcaatGTCTCAGAGCAAACAGCGGGTGAAGTTATACAGATGGGTGTGCTACAGGAGGAAAATCCAAGGAAGATGTGGGGCGCGAGTCCAGACTGTCAGGTGCTGAAGGTCCTTCAGGAGGCAGAGCTTCAGCCTCTCACTCAGCAGCTGGAGAATGTCACCCTCTGTGAGGAAGGGTTTCCCAGCCCCGGTTAGTCTTCATTCCCAAATGAGGCTAAGTCTGGATTTTGTGTTGTACTCTAAAAAATACAAGCAGCATAAGCCTTAAAGCAAGtgttgtttttgcctttgtgaTTGCATGTAtcaggagtgtgtgtatatattttgcGTGTGCATGTTTGAAAAGGCACTCTGAAATCACGCCATGTTACAGAATCATTTATATCATTATGTGAACATAAGGGGCCTTTTTTCTACTCTCAGTGTGCTGTTTCAGAGAATGCATTAAAAGTTAAGATGTATCAGGAGTATATCACTTTCTGATGCAGATAAGTCTCACCCAGCGGCAGAACCTGAGATTATGAGGACACCTAAAGAAGTGTTGACCTCTAAGACAACTCCACCTGCTGCGCTTCAGAGCCCTGAGGCTCAGAAGGAGAGAGCGGCTCAAACAGAGGCCTCACATCAGGAAATGTCTGTGGCCGGCACGGTGGAAAGAGTGACACTGCCACCCAACCTCACTGAGGCTCAGGGTTAGTATGTCATTCCATCTGATATTGATCAGATATTTCACATCTCAAAGGATATTTTCAGTACAATGCAATCCTATCTGGCCGTAATTCTTACAGATCCTGCAGACATGGAGCCATTGGTTTTGGAAGAGACACCTAAAATGGCCTCACACCCTCCAGCTGGTGTGCAGCAGGCGTGGGAGCAGGACGCCCAACAGCCCTCGTAAAgattcattattatcattattattatttatattgacaaaaacatttgccCCTTTCACACCAAAATGAAAATTCAGTCATTGTTTACTCACACCAGTGTGCGTAAAACTCATAAAGctcataaatgttttattttgcagtgaaCTATttcttaaatacatttaaagatgTAAGAAAATACAGTTTTGTGGAGATAAAGTGTATTTCACTTACAGGCCACCAGAGGGCATGAAAAGACCAACAGACACCAAGGAGGGTGAGAAGAGTGGAGAAAAACCAGCAGAATCTTCTGGTGAGATTAATGTTTAGTGAATCAAACCCactgtttttcagtgtgattATTATCTTAATTAAATCTGCCCCTTCTCTCTCTCGTCCCAGGTGTAGCACAGTGCGAGGAGCCTTTGTTTATGAAGTTGTGCTCCCCAGCCCATCGGCGCACTGCTGCCCTTGCAGTCCTCTCAGCCCAGTCCTCTATGGATGAatcatcctcctctctggcCTCTCGCTCGCGCTCCGTCTCACCTCTGCGCTCCAAACACCACAACTCGCTCCTCATTGGTCTCTCTGCGGGCATGTTTGACTCCAACAACCCCAAGGTGATCACTGGCTGAAAgtcacacttttgttttttgtctgttagTGACCTTGGTAATGATGAGAGGAATGATGGTGATCATTATCGAGTATCATGTGACAGTACGGGATCCATAACTGTTTTAATGTAATAGTGAACATATAAGCTGCTGTTTCAGGGGTCGATGAAGTTCTCACTTGTTCTTGTTCCTGGTGTAGTGTCGAGGCTTGTGTGGTATTTTTAGGTAGGATTTCAGTCTTTATTAATGAGGGGGTCTGGAATGGAGCCAGTGCCATTAATCACATAGTCTGAACCTGCAGTGGGTCTGATAGGACAGAAAGAGCATCCATCAACCTATATCTTTCATTACCTTCATCAGGGACGTTGAGATCTGCAGAACTTAGCTCAACGTTTTTTATATCCACACAAAGAGTTCCTTATGATACGAACGGGGCaggttttgtcagtgtgtttctttagGTTTTGGTTGTTCTTATACCAGATTCCATCACCCATAACCTAATTTTCAGATGTAACCAGATTTTATCGCTGCGTTTGCTTTGTGCTGCCAGATGCTGCGGACATGCTCTCTACCCGACCTCAGTCGTCTCTTCAGTGCTCAGCAGGACTCTGCAGTGGCTAGTGATGCTAATGTCGCCCCAGACAACAACCTTGAAATCGAGGACCTGGATGAGGCAGCTAAAGATGACAACCAGTCAGAGACTGAAGAGTAAGACACAAATGAAAtctcaaaaacaaagacattctCCGACCCCAAACTATAAATACTTACacgtgtgtatatatatatgcaatTTAATGGTAAATGCAAGGTTTCATTCTAAAATAACAGTTACTTCTAACTGTTCTTGCTGCAGTCTTAAGATGGCAGGTAATTTAATCGTAATATATCGTATATCCTACCTTACTCTTATtctgtcagtcattttcaaaGTGTGAGAGACAACTCTATAAAATGGTGCATGAACCTCTATCAATACAGCCAAGTAATAGCACA includes:
- the nek1 gene encoding serine/threonine-protein kinase Nek1 isoform X2; this encodes MDKYEKVKKIGEGSFGKAILVKSKEDGRQYVIKEIGISGMSNKERKESRKEVAVLAKMSHPNIVQYKESFEEGGCLFIVMDYCEGGDLFKKINSQKVLFSEEQILDWFVQICLALKHVHDRKILHRDIKSQNIFLTKDGTVQLGDFGIARVLNSTIELARTCIGTPYYLSPEICENKPYNNKSDIWALGCVLYEMCTLKHAFEAGNMKNLVLKIIRGSYPPVSVHYSQELRSLLALLFKRNPRERPSVGSILDKPFLSCRIERFLTPQLIAQEFRHTFLHKQPNVGVLQGPPAKRPAPGSIPLAPAQKITKPATKYGVPLTVKKVSDAAKKPAERKPAIKHKPAPLPAAPQRREDEEERKKHEDGIRKKRMELIEKERKQREQMFLLKAEQMKRYEKEKINRINQAREQGWKHLLSSSGGSSPERKCFVGGRKRAAGVAPPAPGSVQGPTPAPVPSKSPYEHYHAALDQMAKPQPKDISRKASSAGPGSPIRGVPAAAGPVLSNGPAQLLNHNALKRELQKLQLVSTQARISRQRGQMAVDRADQVEEFLQRKKEAMLNKVRAEGQLEYLKKLRQIRLLNFNERQQIKARLRGEKYDSDGSDSQESNEEAELRRKKTEALKAQANARAAVLKEQLEKKRREAYDREKRAWEDHLAARGVKVGMAAGNIAAAAAVAVAVSTTSDSPLPQPSPSQPEPAARAPALPASKASTPAISMTAALKNVGAITPLKENLPEPEAATVIQSEKKQILRRLNQNLKAQSPLEEAEVSPPPPAEPTPAPQQNQSDTDNRPPSNGDRKKWDAAELPVLPVAQQTLGETCATTTVTSVSPEDRPSSGGDRKKWEAGVPLVLSVAQQTLEETCITTIEQTAGEVIQMGVLQEENPRKMWGASPDCQVLKVLQEAELQPLTQQLENVTLCEEGFPSPDKSHPAAEPEIMRTPKEVLTSKTTPPAALQSPEAQKERAAQTEASHQEMSVAGTVERVTLPPNLTEAQDPADMEPLVLEETPKMASHPPAGVQQAWEQDAQQPSPPEGMKRPTDTKEGEKSGEKPAESSGVAQCEEPLFMKLCSPAHRRTAALAVLSAQSSMDESSSSLASRSRSVSPLRSKHHNSLLIGLSAGMFDSNNPKMLRTCSLPDLSRLFSAQQDSAVASDANVAPDNNLEIEDLDEAAKDDNQSETEDGYEDEDLRDIRASMERLLQEEGDLMRIPPEVGAGDFNGNPPESEDQEFFNRIAAEIDQDNNQMAVDDDDDEEEDEEEEEEEEGEEEEEEEEDEECSNGSPGDEEAGELFTNGVGEENHSNNSQLNEEWHSDGSGEDQGGEAEHHDSIFSRLEELRFNLEQQMGFEKFIEAYNKIKAIHEDEDENIDLGSSLVFGILGTEHQHLYPNILHLVMADGAYQEDNDE
- the nek1 gene encoding serine/threonine-protein kinase Nek1 isoform X1; the encoded protein is MDKYEKVKKIGEGSFGKAILVKSKEDGRQYVIKEIGISGMSNKERKESRKEVAVLAKMSHPNIVQYKESFEEGGCLFIVMDYCEGGDLFKKINSQKVLFSEEQILDWFVQICLALKHVHDRKILHRDIKSQNIFLTKDGTVQLGDFGIARVLNSTIELARTCIGTPYYLSPEICENKPYNNKSDIWALGCVLYEMCTLKHAFEAGNMKNLVLKIIRGSYPPVSVHYSQELRSLLALLFKRNPRERPSVGSILDKPFLSCRIERFLTPQLIAQEFRHTFLHKQPNVGVLQGPPAKRPAPGSIPLAPAQKITKPATKYGVPLTVKKVSDAAKKPAERKPAIKHKPAPLPAAPQRREDEEERKKHEDGIRKKRMELIEKERKQREQMFLLKAEQMKRYEKEKINRINQAREQGWKHLLSSSGGSSPERKCFVGGRKRAAGVAPPAPGSVQGPTPAPVPSKSPYEHYHAALDQMAKPQPKDISRKASSAGPGSPIRGVPAAAGPVLSNGPAQLLNHNALKRELQKLQLVSTQARISRQRGQMAVDRADQVEEFLQRKKEAMLNKVRAEGQLGTRQNLAAIYGSWAGSVQCTRPRANKEEEEYLKKLRQIRLLNFNERQQIKARLRGEKYDSDGSDSQESNEEAELRRKKTEALKAQANARAAVLKEQLEKKRREAYDREKRAWEDHLAARGVKVGMAAGNIAAAAAVAVAVSTTSDSPLPQPSPSQPEPAARAPALPASKASTPAISMTAALKNVGAITPLKENLPEPEAATVIQSEKKQILRRLNQNLKAQSPLEEAEVSPPPPAEPTPAPQQNQSDTDNRPPSNGDRKKWDAAELPVLPVAQQTLGETCATTTVTSVSPEDRPSSGGDRKKWEAGVPLVLSVAQQTLEETCITTIEQTAGEVIQMGVLQEENPRKMWGASPDCQVLKVLQEAELQPLTQQLENVTLCEEGFPSPDKSHPAAEPEIMRTPKEVLTSKTTPPAALQSPEAQKERAAQTEASHQEMSVAGTVERVTLPPNLTEAQDPADMEPLVLEETPKMASHPPAGVQQAWEQDAQQPSPPEGMKRPTDTKEGEKSGEKPAESSGVAQCEEPLFMKLCSPAHRRTAALAVLSAQSSMDESSSSLASRSRSVSPLRSKHHNSLLIGLSAGMFDSNNPKMLRTCSLPDLSRLFSAQQDSAVASDANVAPDNNLEIEDLDEAAKDDNQSETEDGYEDEDLRDIRASMERLLQEEGDLMRIPPEVGAGDFNGNPPESEDQEFFNRIAAEIDQDNNQMAVDDDDDEEEDEEEEEEEEGEEEEEEEEDEECSNGSPGDEEAGELFTNGVGEENHSNNSQLNEEWHSDGSGEDQGGEAEHHDSIFSRLEELRFNLEQQMGFEKFIEAYNKIKAIHEDEDENIDLGSSLVFGILGTEHQHLYPNILHLVMADGAYQEDNDE